In Comamonadaceae bacterium OS-1, a single window of DNA contains:
- the nagZ_1 gene encoding beta-hexosaminidase: MSQHAPLIIDIAGTRLTRADRQRLKHPLVGGLILFARNWQDRSQLTALCRAIKKARPDVLICVDHEGGRVQRFKTDGFTHLPPMHVLGELWMRDALQATNIATACGYVLASELRACGVDFSFTPVLDLDFGDSSVIGNRAFHRDPRVVSMLAKSLMHGLLQAGMGNCGKHFPGHGFVTADSHTAIPVDKRGLKAILADDAAPYGWLNTSLTSVMPAHVVYPKVDKRPAGFSAKWLQEILRGKLDFQGAIFSDDLSMAGARKIDGQDVSYTEAAIAALQAGCDLVLLCNQSLGDGQEVDALLAGLAVAQLKGQWHPDEASEARRQALLPVGPAPEWDALMTQPAYMQALWLVP, translated from the coding sequence ATGTCCCAACACGCACCCCTCATCATCGACATCGCGGGCACCCGCCTGACCAGGGCCGACCGCCAGCGCCTTAAACATCCGCTGGTCGGCGGCCTGATTTTGTTTGCCCGCAACTGGCAAGACCGGTCGCAACTTACCGCCCTGTGCCGCGCCATCAAGAAGGCCCGCCCCGACGTGCTGATTTGCGTGGACCACGAGGGGGGCCGGGTGCAGCGCTTCAAGACCGACGGCTTTACCCACCTGCCGCCCATGCACGTGCTGGGCGAACTGTGGATGCGCGATGCCTTGCAGGCCACCAACATCGCCACCGCCTGCGGCTACGTGCTGGCCTCTGAACTGCGCGCCTGCGGCGTGGATTTCAGCTTCACACCGGTGCTGGACCTCGATTTTGGCGACAGCAGCGTGATCGGCAACCGCGCCTTCCACCGCGACCCGCGCGTGGTCAGCATGCTGGCCAAGAGCCTGATGCACGGCCTGCTGCAGGCGGGCATGGGCAACTGCGGCAAGCATTTCCCCGGCCACGGCTTTGTCACCGCCGACTCGCACACCGCCATTCCGGTGGACAAGCGTGGCCTGAAAGCCATCCTGGCCGACGATGCCGCGCCCTACGGCTGGCTCAACACCAGCCTCACCAGCGTGATGCCCGCCCACGTGGTCTACCCCAAGGTGGACAAGCGCCCGGCAGGCTTTTCCGCCAAGTGGCTGCAAGAGATTTTGCGTGGCAAGCTGGACTTCCAGGGGGCCATCTTCAGCGACGACCTGAGCATGGCCGGGGCCCGCAAGATCGACGGCCAGGACGTCAGCTACACCGAGGCCGCGATTGCCGCCCTGCAAGCCGGTTGCGACCTGGTGCTGCTGTGCAACCAGAGCCTGGGCGACGGCCAAGAGGTCGATGCCTTGCTGGCCGGCCTGGCCGTTGCCCAGCTCAAGGGCCAGTGGCACCCCGACGAGGCCAGCGAGGCCCGCCGCCAGGCCCTGTTGCCTGTGGGCCCCGCGCCCGAATGGGACGCTTTGATGACCCAGCCCGCCTACATGCAGGCGCTGTGGCTGGTGCCTTAA
- the pglC gene encoding undecaprenyl phosphate N,N'-diacetylbacillosamine 1-phosphate transferase, translating into MKRLIDLFLALLALLVLALPLLLVALAVRLTSPGPVLYWSDRVGKNNSIFSMPKFRSMLIGTPAVATHLLADPDKYLTPIGSFLRKSSLDELPQLWSILKGDMGFVGPRPALFNQHDLVALRTAQGVHTLVPGLTGWAQIHGRDELPIPAKVALDAYYLQHRCLALDLRILVLTFFKVLRRDGITH; encoded by the coding sequence GTGAAGCGCCTGATCGACCTCTTTCTGGCCCTGCTAGCCCTGCTGGTGCTGGCGCTGCCCTTGCTGCTGGTGGCCCTGGCGGTGCGCCTCACCTCCCCCGGCCCGGTGCTGTACTGGTCCGACCGGGTGGGTAAAAACAATAGCATTTTCTCCATGCCGAAGTTCCGCTCCATGCTGATTGGCACGCCCGCAGTAGCTACGCATTTGCTAGCAGATCCCGATAAATACCTGACCCCCATCGGCAGCTTTTTGCGCAAGAGCAGCCTGGACGAGCTGCCCCAGCTGTGGAGCATTCTGAAGGGCGACATGGGCTTTGTGGGGCCGCGCCCTGCGCTGTTCAACCAGCACGACCTGGTGGCCCTGCGCACCGCCCAGGGCGTGCACACCCTGGTGCCGGGCCTGACGGGCTGGGCGCAGATCCACGGACGGGACGAATTGCCGATTCCGGCCAAGGTGGCGCTCGATGCCTACTACCTGCAACACCGCTGTTTGGCGCTGGATCTGCGGATTCTGGTGCTGACCTTCTTCAAGGTACTGCGCCGCGACGGCATTACGCACTAA
- the lysS gene encoding lysine--tRNA ligase: MSENTLPTAPAQDENQLILERREKLKAIRQQQAEGKGVAFPNDFKPSDHAASLFERFNGQSTEELAALGATAKVAGRMMLKRVMGKASFCTLQDASFGDTGGRIQIYIKGEDVGAELYASFKHWDLGDIVAAEGTVFKTRTGELSLHATSIRLLTKSLRPMPDKFHGMADQETKYRQRYVDLMTDVEARQRFMARSKAVSALREFMVAHDFLEVETPMLHPIPGGANAKPFKTHHNALDQEMFLRIAPELYLKRLIVGGFERVFEINRSYRNEGISVRHNPEFTMMEFYAAYWNYQDLMDYTEKLIRDAAQRACGSLQLTYAGKPVDLSQPFERLTIVQAIQKYTEAGDNVFDPVWLTNAVKKLGLTEAKHKLAGRTLASLQVLYFEETVEDKLWQPTFIMEHPTEISPLARANDDRPEVTERFELYITGREFGNGFSELNDAEDQAARFQAQVNAKDSGDDEAMHFDHDFVRALEYGMPPTGGCGIGIDRLMMLLTDSASIRDVILFPALRKE, from the coding sequence ATGTCTGAAAACACCCTCCCCACCGCTCCGGCCCAAGACGAAAACCAGCTGATCCTGGAGCGCCGCGAAAAGCTCAAAGCCATCCGCCAGCAGCAAGCCGAGGGCAAGGGTGTCGCGTTCCCCAACGACTTCAAACCCAGCGACCACGCTGCCAGCCTGTTTGAACGCTTCAACGGCCAGTCCACCGAAGAACTCGCCGCCCTGGGTGCGACGGCCAAGGTCGCAGGCCGCATGATGCTCAAGCGCGTGATGGGCAAGGCCAGCTTTTGTACGCTGCAAGACGCTTCGTTTGGCGACACCGGGGGCCGCATCCAGATCTACATCAAGGGCGAAGACGTGGGTGCCGAGCTGTACGCCAGCTTCAAGCACTGGGACCTGGGCGACATCGTGGCGGCCGAGGGCACGGTGTTCAAAACCCGCACCGGCGAGCTCTCGCTGCACGCCACCAGCATCCGCCTGCTCACCAAGAGCCTGCGCCCCATGCCCGACAAGTTCCACGGCATGGCCGACCAGGAAACCAAGTACCGCCAGCGCTACGTCGATCTGATGACCGACGTGGAAGCCCGCCAGCGCTTCATGGCCCGCAGCAAGGCCGTCAGCGCCCTGCGCGAGTTCATGGTGGCCCACGACTTCCTGGAGGTGGAAACACCCATGCTGCACCCCATTCCCGGCGGTGCCAATGCCAAGCCGTTCAAGACCCACCACAACGCGCTGGACCAGGAAATGTTCTTGCGCATCGCGCCCGAGCTGTACCTCAAGCGCCTGATCGTCGGCGGCTTCGAGCGCGTGTTCGAGATCAACCGCAGCTACCGCAATGAAGGCATCTCGGTGCGCCACAACCCCGAGTTCACCATGATGGAGTTCTACGCGGCCTACTGGAACTACCAGGACCTGATGGACTACACCGAAAAGCTGATCCGCGATGCCGCCCAGCGCGCTTGCGGCTCGCTGCAGCTGACCTACGCAGGCAAGCCGGTCGATCTGAGCCAGCCCTTCGAGCGCCTGACCATCGTGCAAGCCATCCAGAAATACACCGAAGCCGGCGACAACGTGTTCGACCCGGTGTGGCTGACCAACGCGGTGAAAAAGCTCGGCCTCACCGAAGCCAAGCACAAGCTCGCCGGCCGCACCCTGGCCAGCCTGCAGGTGCTGTACTTTGAAGAAACCGTGGAAGACAAGCTCTGGCAGCCCACCTTCATCATGGAGCACCCCACCGAAATCTCGCCCCTGGCCCGCGCCAACGACGACCGTCCCGAAGTGACCGAGCGCTTCGAGCTCTACATCACCGGCCGCGAGTTCGGCAACGGCTTCAGCGAATTGAACGATGCCGAAGACCAGGCCGCCCGCTTCCAGGCCCAGGTGAATGCCAAAGACAGCGGCGACGACGAAGCCATGCACTTCGACCACGACTTCGTGCGCGCCCTGGAATACGGCATGCCCCCCACCGGCGGCTGCGGCATCGGCATTGACCGCCTGATGATGCTGCTGACCGACAGCGCCAGCATCCGGGACGTCATTTTGTTCCCGGCTCTGCGCAAAGAGTAA
- a CDS encoding PGL/p-HBAD biosynthesis glycosyltransferase, with the protein MKISVITVAFNSATTIARTLQSVADQQDADTEHIVIDGGSRDGTLAEVHRHGQHVQKLVSEPDHGIYDAMNKGIAAATGDIVGFLNADDHYAHPGVLAKVHQMFADAPLDMVYGDVAFFRMANPEKPIRRYRSDRFRPSRVSWGWMPAHPALFVRRSVFESTGPFQINFRIAGDFEWVARAFQNKTLRYAYLPEVLVHMQTGGISTQGWRSTLLLNREVMRACRDNGIATNWFKILSKYPFKLWEYVRP; encoded by the coding sequence ATGAAAATCAGCGTCATCACAGTCGCCTTCAACAGCGCCACAACCATCGCGCGCACCTTGCAATCTGTAGCCGACCAACAGGATGCCGATACCGAGCACATCGTGATCGACGGCGGCTCGCGAGATGGCACGCTGGCCGAAGTACATCGCCACGGACAGCATGTGCAAAAGCTGGTTTCGGAACCCGACCACGGCATCTACGACGCAATGAACAAAGGAATTGCCGCCGCCACCGGCGACATTGTGGGTTTTCTCAATGCCGATGACCACTACGCCCACCCCGGCGTACTGGCCAAGGTGCACCAGATGTTTGCCGATGCGCCCCTGGACATGGTGTATGGCGATGTGGCCTTTTTTCGGATGGCGAATCCTGAAAAACCCATCCGCCGCTACCGCTCCGACCGTTTCAGGCCCAGCCGCGTCAGCTGGGGCTGGATGCCTGCCCACCCAGCCCTTTTTGTGCGACGCAGCGTGTTCGAAAGTACCGGCCCGTTCCAAATAAACTTCCGTATCGCAGGCGATTTTGAATGGGTGGCACGGGCTTTTCAAAACAAAACGCTACGCTATGCATATCTGCCCGAAGTTTTAGTGCACATGCAGACCGGTGGCATCAGCACCCAGGGCTGGCGCAGCACGCTGCTGCTCAACCGTGAAGTCATGCGCGCCTGCCGAGACAACGGCATTGCCACCAACTGGTTCAAGATTTTGTCTAAATATCCGTTCAAATTATGGGAGTACGTTCGCCCGTGA
- the mshA_1 gene encoding D-inositol-3-phosphate glycosyltransferase — protein MRVHFDSQIFCSQTVGGISRYFASLAKEMSSLADVHPQIWAPYHCNEYLDALPKALVRGEHAPHTRGPTLKYRAASLLQTALWQRLNPSDILHRTYFYPFCHLPGPAKKILTVYDMIHEKYPQHYARHDPIARWKQRAVKAADTIICISENTRKDLLTHYDTVPPEKVSVTHLGFDALGALLPDEPAASFRTRALGADIPYILFVGHRAGYKNFAGLLQAYSNSAWLHQNFALLCFGGGAFTPAEQALVASSPAPERVRQMGGSDAVLASCYRHAALFVYPSLYEGFGIPPLEAMSMDCPVACSNTSSIPEVVGDAAAYFDPSSLESMRTVLEDVLGTSTVTADLVQRGQARRTQYSWRRCAEQTVDIYRATLAL, from the coding sequence ATGCGCGTACATTTCGACTCCCAAATTTTCTGTTCGCAAACCGTAGGCGGAATTTCACGCTACTTTGCCAGCCTGGCAAAGGAGATGAGCTCTCTGGCCGATGTGCATCCGCAGATATGGGCGCCCTACCATTGCAATGAATACCTGGACGCTTTGCCCAAGGCCTTGGTGCGTGGGGAGCATGCGCCCCATACCCGAGGCCCCACGCTGAAGTACCGGGCTGCAAGCCTGCTGCAGACTGCACTGTGGCAGCGACTCAACCCCTCCGACATTCTGCATAGAACCTACTTCTACCCCTTCTGCCATCTCCCAGGGCCGGCAAAAAAAATCCTCACGGTCTACGACATGATCCATGAGAAGTATCCGCAGCACTATGCACGCCATGACCCGATTGCGCGCTGGAAGCAGCGTGCCGTCAAGGCGGCGGACACCATCATCTGCATCTCTGAAAATACCCGCAAAGACCTGTTGACACACTACGACACGGTGCCGCCAGAGAAGGTATCGGTAACCCATCTCGGATTTGATGCCCTTGGCGCTTTGCTCCCCGATGAGCCTGCGGCTTCGTTCAGGACCCGCGCGTTGGGCGCCGACATCCCTTACATCCTCTTTGTAGGGCACCGTGCGGGCTATAAGAACTTTGCGGGGCTGTTGCAGGCCTACAGTAACTCGGCGTGGCTGCACCAAAATTTTGCCTTGCTGTGCTTTGGCGGCGGGGCCTTCACCCCGGCTGAGCAGGCGCTGGTAGCCAGCAGTCCGGCACCCGAGCGCGTCCGGCAAATGGGTGGCTCAGATGCCGTGCTGGCATCGTGTTACCGGCATGCAGCCTTGTTTGTCTATCCGTCCCTGTACGAGGGTTTTGGCATTCCTCCCCTGGAGGCCATGTCCATGGATTGCCCGGTGGCCTGTAGCAACACCAGTTCCATTCCGGAAGTGGTGGGCGATGCCGCCGCGTACTTTGACCCCAGCAGCCTGGAATCGATGCGAACCGTACTGGAAGACGTGCTGGGCACCAGCACGGTCACCGCAGATCTGGTCCAGCGCGGCCAGGCCCGCCGCACGCAGTACTCCTGGCGTCGATGCGCAGAACAAACCGTGGACATTTACCGCGCGACGTTGGCACTCTGA
- the acpS gene encoding holo-[acyl-carrier-protein] synthase, producing the protein MIYGIGTDICDVRRIRASLERHGDRFAEKVLSDAELVVWRRRSERNVERGVRYLATRFSAKESFSKAIGMGMRMPMTWRLCEIGNLPSGQPVIVLHGVLKTWFEERKLSAHVTVTDETDYAASFVVVEQPPV; encoded by the coding sequence ATGATCTACGGCATCGGCACCGACATCTGCGACGTGCGGCGCATCCGCGCCAGCCTGGAGCGGCATGGCGACCGGTTTGCCGAAAAAGTGCTCAGCGATGCCGAGCTGGTGGTGTGGCGCAGGCGCAGCGAGCGCAATGTCGAGCGCGGTGTGCGCTACCTGGCCACCCGCTTCAGCGCCAAGGAGTCCTTCAGCAAGGCCATCGGCATGGGCATGCGCATGCCCATGACCTGGCGGCTGTGCGAGATTGGCAACCTGCCCAGCGGCCAGCCGGTGATCGTGCTGCACGGCGTGCTGAAAACCTGGTTCGAGGAGCGCAAACTGAGCGCCCATGTGACCGTGACCGACGAGACCGACTACGCCGCCAGTTTTGTGGTGGTGGAGCAGCCACCGGTCTGA
- the gnu gene encoding N-acetyl-alpha-D-glucosaminyl-diphospho-ditrans, octacis-undecaprenol 4-epimerase → MKVLVTGATGFVGRALLIHLQTLRQFRVRAAVRATSVERLPAGVKYVQVGDLDGDTDWHAALAGMDAVVHLAARVHVMHELAHDPLQAYRQINVAGSLRLAQMAVEAGVQRMVFVSSIKVNGEATPAHQPFSETSPCTPKDAYSVSKLETEQALRTLAQSTGLELTILRPPLVYGHGVGANFAALARAVASGVPLPLGCIDNQRSLLAAENLVDLITTCLTHPAAAHQTFMASDGEDLSTTELVQRIALAMQRSVWLLPVPGWMLLASASLMGRQATAQRLCGNLQVDSRKARTLLQWTPPATVDDALSRALVGYRK, encoded by the coding sequence GTGAAAGTACTGGTTACAGGAGCCACCGGCTTCGTGGGGCGTGCCCTGCTTATCCATTTGCAGACACTGCGGCAATTTCGCGTGCGGGCTGCGGTACGAGCCACGTCTGTGGAGCGCCTGCCTGCCGGGGTGAAGTACGTGCAGGTCGGTGATCTGGACGGCGACACCGATTGGCACGCGGCCTTGGCGGGCATGGATGCGGTGGTCCATCTGGCGGCGCGGGTCCATGTGATGCACGAACTCGCCCACGACCCCTTGCAGGCGTACCGCCAAATCAACGTGGCAGGTAGCTTGCGCCTGGCACAAATGGCCGTAGAAGCGGGGGTCCAACGGATGGTGTTTGTCAGTTCCATCAAGGTGAACGGTGAAGCCACCCCGGCCCACCAGCCCTTCAGCGAAACCAGCCCTTGCACGCCCAAGGATGCCTACAGCGTCAGCAAACTCGAAACCGAACAAGCACTGCGCACGCTCGCCCAGTCCACCGGCCTGGAGCTCACGATTCTGCGCCCGCCGCTGGTCTATGGCCATGGCGTAGGGGCCAATTTCGCCGCCTTGGCGCGCGCCGTAGCCAGTGGCGTACCCCTGCCGCTGGGCTGCATCGACAACCAGCGCAGCCTGCTCGCTGCGGAAAACCTGGTGGACCTCATCACCACCTGCCTGACCCACCCGGCAGCCGCCCACCAGACCTTCATGGCCAGTGACGGTGAAGACCTGTCCACCACGGAACTGGTCCAGCGCATCGCCCTCGCCATGCAGCGCTCGGTATGGCTGCTCCCGGTGCCTGGCTGGATGCTGCTGGCGAGCGCCTCGCTGATGGGCCGCCAGGCCACGGCGCAGCGGCTGTGCGGCAATCTGCAAGTGGACAGCCGCAAGGCACGCACACTGCTGCAGTGGACACCGCCCGCCACGGTGGACGACGCGCTCAGCCGGGCACTGGTGGGATATCGAAAGTGA